In one window of Polynucleobacter sp. AM-7D1 DNA:
- a CDS encoding efflux RND transporter permease subunit: MIEKIVRLSLQQRLLVAIIALVLMVAGLLATKRLSVDAFPDVTNVQVQIASEAPGRSPEEVERFVTVPIELAMTGLPGLTEMRSLNRNGISVITLVFTDKTELYFARQLVTERLIEVASRMPVGITPVLAPPSTGLGEIYQYTLDHPSDGDRELTVDELEERRTIQDWIVRPMLRSIPGVAEINTQGGYAREYQVLVNPERLRHYQVSLREVYEALARNNANSGGGQLPTYAERYLIRGIGLITKPEDIGKIILKEVKGIPVYVKNVAEVTIGSEVRQGSAIKNGYTESVAGIMQMIRGGNAREVVNRIKLKVAEINEGKLLPDGLQIVPFYDRTDLVNAARFNVAKVLIEGVVLVIILLFLFLGDVRSSLIVVATLILTPLLTFLVMNRYGISANLMSLGGLAIAIGIMVDGSVVVVENTFAKLGERLKTGESKNRIILEAASEVGTPVLFGVGIIILVFMPLLSLEGMEGKMFAPMAITIAIALAISLILSFTLSPALCSYILKGGSEDDTKLVARLRAPYDRWLHWSLANPKVVVKRSLMALAASLVGFVLLGKAFIPVMQEGSITPVIVRAPNISLDESVKLEFEALKRIMTIPDVKMVVSRLGRGESPADPGQPNESDPIVTLKPLGERSLTQEEIAQQIRDKLKTLPGIELAISQPIAARVDEMVSGVRSQVAIKIFGDDLLTLQKLGAQISQILTKMKGSNDLRIEQVSGQNYLNIKIDRDAIARYGINVSDVNEVIETAIGGKQASIVYEGERRFPLMLRYPAPYRDKVDAIENIILHSPDGAQVLMRDLAEISLVDGPAQISREAGKRRLVVGVNVDGRDLGGFVKEAQSLIAKQVELPEGYTLEWGGQFENMERAMARLMIIIPLTILAIFFLLFMLFKSIRLAALIILVLPFESIGGVVGLFIAGEYLSVPAAVGFINLWGIAVLNGVVLISFIKQLREDGYSMEDALLHGCGHRFRPVMMTASVAMLALVPMLFSGGPGSEVTRPLAAVVIAGLITSTALTLLVLPVLYRWFEDKEVEA, translated from the coding sequence ATGATTGAGAAAATTGTCCGCCTCTCCCTGCAGCAACGACTCTTAGTCGCCATTATTGCCCTAGTATTAATGGTGGCAGGCCTGCTAGCAACTAAGCGCCTGTCAGTAGATGCATTTCCGGATGTCACCAATGTGCAAGTGCAGATTGCGTCTGAAGCTCCGGGCCGTTCTCCAGAAGAAGTAGAGCGCTTCGTCACGGTTCCTATTGAATTGGCGATGACTGGCCTGCCGGGCCTTACCGAGATGCGATCCCTCAATCGTAATGGGATTTCCGTGATTACCTTGGTATTTACGGATAAGACAGAGCTCTACTTTGCAAGGCAGTTAGTTACTGAGCGCTTGATTGAAGTAGCGTCCAGAATGCCTGTTGGCATTACGCCTGTTTTAGCGCCTCCTTCAACAGGTTTAGGTGAAATCTATCAATACACTCTAGATCATCCTTCTGATGGTGACCGAGAGCTCACGGTAGATGAGCTAGAAGAACGCCGGACTATTCAAGATTGGATTGTGCGTCCGATGTTACGTTCAATCCCTGGGGTAGCCGAAATTAATACTCAAGGTGGATATGCGCGCGAATATCAAGTGCTAGTTAATCCAGAGCGCTTGCGTCACTACCAAGTGAGTTTGCGCGAAGTATATGAAGCCCTTGCTAGAAACAATGCCAATTCTGGTGGTGGACAGCTGCCAACCTATGCAGAGCGTTACCTGATTCGAGGTATCGGATTAATTACCAAGCCAGAAGATATTGGAAAAATTATTCTGAAAGAGGTTAAAGGTATTCCGGTATACGTGAAGAACGTAGCTGAAGTCACGATTGGCAGTGAAGTGAGGCAAGGTTCTGCGATTAAGAATGGTTACACCGAAAGCGTAGCAGGCATCATGCAGATGATCCGTGGTGGTAATGCGCGTGAGGTAGTAAATCGCATTAAGTTAAAAGTAGCTGAAATTAACGAAGGCAAACTATTGCCCGATGGTTTACAGATTGTGCCTTTTTATGATCGCACCGACTTAGTCAATGCAGCCAGGTTTAACGTGGCCAAGGTATTGATTGAAGGTGTGGTCTTGGTCATCATCTTGCTCTTCTTATTCTTGGGAGATGTACGTTCTTCCTTAATTGTGGTGGCTACATTAATTTTGACGCCGCTACTGACATTCTTGGTGATGAATCGTTATGGCATCTCCGCTAACTTGATGTCGTTAGGTGGTCTCGCAATTGCGATTGGCATCATGGTGGATGGTTCGGTAGTGGTTGTCGAAAATACTTTTGCCAAGTTAGGTGAGCGACTCAAGACGGGTGAATCGAAGAACCGGATCATTTTGGAAGCAGCCTCTGAAGTAGGTACCCCAGTCCTATTCGGTGTGGGCATCATTATTTTGGTATTTATGCCACTACTCTCTCTTGAGGGGATGGAGGGCAAGATGTTTGCCCCTATGGCCATCACGATTGCAATAGCACTAGCGATTTCTTTGATCCTGTCATTTACCTTATCTCCAGCACTCTGTTCATATATTTTGAAGGGCGGTAGTGAGGATGACACGAAGCTGGTTGCCCGTCTTCGTGCGCCATATGATCGTTGGCTGCATTGGAGTCTTGCCAATCCGAAGGTAGTTGTTAAGAGATCCTTGATGGCTTTAGCAGCGAGTTTGGTTGGCTTTGTGCTCTTGGGTAAGGCATTTATTCCAGTGATGCAAGAGGGTTCGATTACCCCAGTGATTGTGCGTGCGCCAAATATCTCTTTGGATGAGTCGGTGAAGTTGGAGTTTGAAGCTCTCAAAAGAATCATGACCATTCCTGATGTCAAGATGGTGGTTTCTCGTCTTGGGAGGGGGGAGTCACCAGCGGATCCAGGTCAGCCTAATGAATCTGATCCAATCGTCACCTTAAAACCTTTAGGTGAGCGCAGCCTTACTCAGGAAGAAATCGCTCAACAAATTCGTGATAAGTTAAAAACACTGCCTGGTATTGAATTGGCGATTTCACAGCCGATTGCTGCACGTGTCGATGAAATGGTTTCAGGTGTGAGATCGCAAGTAGCGATTAAGATTTTTGGGGATGATTTATTGACCTTGCAAAAGCTAGGAGCGCAAATCAGCCAAATCTTAACTAAGATGAAGGGCAGCAATGACTTGCGAATAGAGCAAGTCTCGGGACAAAATTATCTCAATATCAAAATTGATCGAGATGCCATTGCTCGTTACGGGATCAATGTGTCGGACGTCAATGAGGTGATTGAAACAGCAATTGGTGGTAAGCAGGCTAGCATCGTCTATGAAGGTGAGAGACGTTTCCCACTCATGTTGCGCTATCCCGCTCCTTATCGGGACAAGGTCGATGCTATCGAAAACATTATTTTGCATTCACCTGATGGCGCTCAAGTTCTCATGCGTGACTTAGCGGAAATTTCCTTAGTGGACGGTCCAGCGCAAATTTCCCGTGAGGCAGGTAAACGTCGTTTAGTCGTTGGTGTCAACGTCGATGGTCGCGATCTAGGTGGATTTGTGAAGGAAGCTCAAAGCTTAATTGCTAAGCAGGTGGAGTTGCCAGAGGGTTACACCCTGGAGTGGGGTGGCCAGTTTGAAAACATGGAACGCGCTATGGCTCGTTTGATGATCATTATTCCGTTGACCATTCTGGCAATCTTCTTCTTGCTTTTCATGCTATTTAAATCCATACGATTAGCAGCTTTGATTATTTTGGTCTTGCCTTTTGAGTCAATCGGCGGTGTAGTTGGTCTATTTATAGCTGGTGAGTATTTATCTGTGCCTGCGGCAGTAGGATTTATTAATTTATGGGGTATCGCCGTTCTAAATGGCGTGGTGTTGATCTCATTTATTAAGCAATTGCGTGAAGATGGCTACTCTATGGAGGATGCCTTGCTGCATGGATGTGGCCATCGCTTTAGGCCGGTCATGATGACTGCTTCAGTCGCGATGCTGGCTTTGGTACCAATGCTGTTTTCAGGCGGCCCCGGCTCTGAGGTTACAAGACCGCTAGCCGCAGTAGTCATCGCTGGTCTGATTACATCAACTGCATTAACATTATTAGTACTCCCCGTCTTATATAGATGGTTTGAAGATAAAGAGGTGGAAGCATGA
- a CDS encoding P-II family nitrogen regulator, protein MMEVKAVIRPNKLAALRTALLETPGFPGMTVSKVEGCSAPNRTSKFNIKEELTDYSAKVKIEIVCNDEIAPVFMDRIVTICQTGQVGDGVVWCTEVPKAFFISKTSV, encoded by the coding sequence ATGATGGAAGTGAAGGCGGTTATTCGCCCTAATAAATTAGCGGCCCTCAGAACAGCATTGCTGGAGACTCCAGGATTTCCGGGTATGACTGTATCGAAGGTTGAAGGTTGCAGTGCCCCGAACCGTACCAGTAAATTTAATATTAAAGAAGAGTTAACCGATTATTCTGCCAAGGTAAAAATTGAAATCGTTTGTAATGATGAAATTGCGCCAGTTTTCATGGACCGCATCGTGACTATTTGCCAAACGGGTCAGGTGGGCGATGGTGTAGTGTGGTGTACAGAAGTACCCAAGGCATTCTTTATCTCTAAGACCTCAGTCTAG
- a CDS encoding VOC family protein → MKNIIDRIDHIVLTVTDIERTTQWYEKALGFEREFFTGPEGQPRYSLRFGQLKINLQDKDTETPTKAKVHTIGSGDFCLISAIPLDDFIFHLQSNGVAIDVGPVPRRGALGPIRSVYLRDPDNNLVEVAEYV, encoded by the coding sequence TTGAAAAATATTATCGATCGCATTGATCATATTGTCCTAACTGTTACAGATATTGAGCGCACTACACAGTGGTATGAAAAAGCTTTAGGGTTTGAGCGAGAGTTTTTTACTGGACCAGAAGGTCAGCCCCGTTATTCATTGCGCTTTGGGCAATTAAAAATTAATCTTCAAGATAAAGACACAGAAACGCCTACAAAAGCCAAAGTTCATACGATTGGTTCTGGTGATTTTTGCCTGATTTCAGCGATCCCTTTGGATGACTTCATTTTTCATCTTCAGAGTAATGGCGTTGCCATTGATGTTGGCCCAGTACCTAGACGTGGCGCTCTTGGACCGATTCGTTCTGTCTACTTGCGTGACCCAGACAATAACCTTGTTGAGGTTGCTGAATACGTTTAA
- a CDS encoding haloacid dehalogenase type II — protein sequence MNTKPKVLAFDVFGTVVDWHGSIAAEVTRLGLPVDPDAFATAWRQGYRPAMARVRSGELPWTKIDDLHRMILDDVLKTFKINSLSEAQLQDLNLIWHRLTPWSEAVEGLHKLKSQFTIVTLSNGNLGLLANMAKNAGLPWDLILSAEVFRHYKPDPETYLGVAETFNIRPEEVMLVAAHKDDLEAAHACGLQTAFIERPMEFGKNHLRNDLHVEQFTNYHAKDFLDLARQLDA from the coding sequence ATGAATACAAAACCAAAAGTTCTTGCATTTGATGTGTTTGGCACAGTAGTTGACTGGCATGGATCCATCGCAGCCGAGGTCACTCGACTCGGGCTGCCAGTTGATCCCGATGCCTTTGCAACAGCTTGGCGGCAAGGTTATAGGCCAGCTATGGCTCGTGTTCGCTCCGGAGAACTTCCTTGGACCAAGATTGATGATCTGCACCGCATGATCCTAGATGATGTTCTCAAGACCTTCAAAATCAATTCCTTATCTGAAGCGCAATTACAAGACCTCAATCTCATCTGGCACCGCCTTACTCCTTGGTCAGAGGCTGTCGAAGGTCTACACAAACTGAAAAGCCAGTTCACAATCGTGACTCTTTCCAACGGAAACCTGGGCTTATTGGCCAACATGGCTAAAAACGCCGGGCTACCCTGGGACCTCATTCTTTCCGCCGAGGTATTCCGCCACTACAAGCCGGATCCAGAAACTTATCTAGGGGTGGCGGAGACCTTTAACATTCGACCGGAAGAGGTCATGCTGGTTGCAGCGCATAAAGATGATTTAGAAGCTGCCCATGCCTGTGGTCTACAAACGGCTTTTATTGAACGTCCAATGGAGTTTGGCAAAAATCATCTTCGAAATGATCTCCATGTGGAGCAATTTACTAACTATCACGCAAAAGACTTTCTAGATCTTGCGCGCCAGCTAGACGCATAA
- a CDS encoding FAD-binding and (Fe-S)-binding domain-containing protein, which produces MGSISQWEQLNIELTAALGSSVHFDTAHQAVYASEASNYRQIPIGVVTPKNTEEFVKGIEICHRNKAPVLMRGAGTSMNGQTVNNAVVFDISKYCNHILSLDPNAGNAIVEPGVICDSLRDAAEIHGLTFAPDPSTHSRCTLGGMVANNSCGAHSVMAGKTLENTEALEILTYDGERFWVGPTSDQELQDIIAAGGRKGQIYQDLLALRERYADLIRARFPNIKRRVSGYNLDQLLPENGFNVARALVGTEGTCALTLAAKVRLVKSPAKRVVLVLGFDDIYVAGDAVPEYQSFNPIAIEGLDYKIIRGLQERNLAKAEIDLLPPGNAWVVVEFGDDTIEGAIAQAQKAEEYFKTRTKGPKPSTWLEPDPLVQKRIWSIRENGASATHLSIDPNSPDPVVGWEDAAVDPARLGEYLRAFQKLVDSYEYQTSLYGHFGDGCIHARITFNLRSAEGVAKFRSFIRDAATLVVEFGGSLTGEHGDGQARAEFLPIMFGEELMGAMHEFKRIWDPQNKLNPGKVVHPYRVDENLRMGPEYKVVNIKTRLNFLSQEGNGFQRAVERCVGMGKCRSEKIGTMCPSYRATKEERFSTRGRSRLFWEMLQGEVIKDGWKSEELKEALDTCLSCKGCKSDCPAHVDMASYKAEFLSHYHETNSRPRQALTMGRIGDWAPLASKFSWLMNGVMQTPVLSSIAKWVGGVAQERSLPKFANQSFRKQFKSTRHAGVGQKKVILWVDTFCEHFHPEVANAAVEVLAHAGFEATLPKTPLCCGRPLYDFGYLDLAKQKLDKILDAIGSEIQSNPSAPIAVVGLEPGCMSVFKDELLKFFPNDPRAKLLASSTYLLGDFLHEQGYTPPPLDCNILVHSHCHQKSLFGTKGDVALLAALGAKANYIDSGCCGMAGSFGFNPEHVEISKAVGELVLLPAIRATDLETIILTNGFSCREQIEQETGRKVKHLAELLQMAHQAQVESV; this is translated from the coding sequence ATGGGCAGTATTTCTCAGTGGGAGCAATTGAATATTGAATTAACGGCTGCCTTAGGTAGCTCTGTTCATTTTGATACAGCCCATCAAGCGGTTTATGCCTCAGAGGCATCCAACTATCGCCAAATTCCGATCGGGGTTGTTACTCCTAAAAATACTGAAGAGTTTGTAAAAGGTATTGAGATCTGCCATCGCAATAAAGCACCAGTCCTCATGCGCGGTGCTGGTACCTCCATGAATGGTCAGACTGTGAACAATGCGGTCGTATTTGATATTTCAAAGTACTGCAACCATATTCTTAGCTTAGATCCAAATGCTGGTAATGCTATTGTTGAGCCGGGCGTAATCTGCGATTCGCTGCGTGATGCTGCTGAGATACATGGCCTCACTTTTGCGCCAGATCCTTCGACGCACAGTCGTTGCACTTTGGGGGGTATGGTTGCCAACAACTCTTGCGGAGCCCACTCCGTGATGGCGGGTAAGACACTCGAAAATACCGAAGCATTAGAGATTCTGACCTATGACGGTGAACGCTTTTGGGTTGGCCCAACTTCTGATCAAGAGTTGCAAGACATTATTGCTGCCGGTGGACGTAAAGGCCAAATCTATCAAGACTTACTAGCTTTGCGTGAGCGCTATGCGGATTTGATTCGGGCGCGCTTTCCAAATATTAAGCGACGTGTTTCTGGCTATAACTTAGATCAATTGCTGCCCGAGAATGGTTTTAACGTCGCACGTGCTTTGGTTGGTACTGAGGGGACTTGCGCACTGACTCTGGCCGCAAAAGTGCGCTTGGTAAAGAGCCCAGCAAAACGGGTAGTTCTCGTTTTGGGTTTTGATGATATTTATGTAGCGGGTGACGCCGTACCTGAATACCAATCCTTCAACCCTATTGCGATTGAAGGTTTAGATTACAAAATTATCCGCGGTTTACAAGAGCGTAATTTAGCTAAAGCGGAGATTGATTTGCTTCCCCCTGGCAACGCTTGGGTAGTTGTGGAGTTCGGAGATGACACTATCGAAGGTGCTATTGCTCAGGCTCAAAAAGCGGAAGAATATTTCAAGACAAGAACGAAGGGTCCAAAGCCATCTACATGGTTAGAGCCTGACCCGCTAGTGCAGAAACGTATTTGGTCAATTCGGGAAAATGGTGCCTCAGCTACTCACTTATCGATCGACCCAAATTCTCCTGATCCAGTTGTTGGCTGGGAAGATGCCGCAGTTGATCCAGCGCGTTTGGGTGAGTACCTTCGCGCTTTCCAGAAACTAGTAGATTCTTATGAATATCAGACTTCGCTCTATGGTCACTTTGGCGACGGATGTATTCATGCGCGCATTACTTTTAACTTACGCTCTGCAGAGGGCGTTGCTAAATTTAGATCCTTCATTCGGGATGCGGCGACCTTAGTTGTTGAGTTTGGTGGCTCACTCACTGGCGAGCATGGTGATGGCCAAGCCAGAGCAGAATTCCTCCCCATCATGTTTGGCGAAGAATTAATGGGTGCGATGCATGAGTTCAAACGCATCTGGGATCCGCAGAACAAACTCAATCCGGGGAAAGTGGTTCATCCCTATCGCGTAGATGAAAACCTGCGTATGGGCCCAGAGTACAAGGTAGTCAATATCAAAACGCGTTTAAATTTCTTGAGCCAAGAGGGCAATGGATTCCAGAGAGCAGTTGAGCGTTGTGTTGGTATGGGTAAATGTCGTAGCGAAAAAATCGGCACGATGTGTCCAAGCTATCGCGCTACTAAGGAAGAACGCTTTTCTACTCGTGGACGCTCACGCTTATTCTGGGAAATGCTCCAGGGTGAAGTGATTAAAGATGGCTGGAAGAGCGAAGAGCTCAAAGAAGCTTTGGATACTTGCCTCTCATGCAAGGGTTGCAAGAGCGATTGCCCAGCACACGTTGATATGGCCTCATACAAAGCGGAGTTCTTATCCCATTATCACGAGACCAATAGCAGACCTCGTCAGGCTTTGACCATGGGTCGTATTGGTGATTGGGCGCCCCTTGCCAGCAAGTTCTCCTGGTTGATGAATGGTGTTATGCAGACGCCAGTGCTTTCTAGTATTGCTAAGTGGGTTGGTGGCGTAGCGCAAGAGCGTAGCCTGCCGAAGTTTGCAAATCAATCTTTCAGAAAGCAATTCAAGTCAACAAGGCATGCAGGTGTAGGTCAGAAGAAAGTCATTCTCTGGGTAGATACTTTCTGCGAGCACTTTCATCCTGAGGTTGCAAATGCAGCGGTTGAGGTGCTGGCACATGCGGGCTTTGAGGCAACACTGCCAAAGACGCCTCTATGCTGCGGCCGACCTTTGTATGACTTTGGTTATCTAGATCTAGCTAAGCAAAAGCTCGATAAGATTTTGGATGCGATCGGTAGTGAAATTCAATCAAATCCAAGTGCGCCGATTGCAGTGGTAGGTCTTGAGCCGGGCTGTATGTCGGTATTTAAGGATGAGCTATTAAAGTTCTTTCCGAACGATCCAAGGGCGAAACTCTTGGCATCGAGTACCTACCTACTGGGAGATTTTCTGCACGAGCAGGGCTACACGCCACCACCCTTAGATTGCAACATCTTGGTTCACTCGCATTGTCATCAGAAGTCTTTATTTGGCACCAAAGGTGATGTAGCTCTATTGGCCGCCTTGGGTGCCAAGGCTAATTACATTGATAGCGGTTGCTGCGGCATGGCGGGTTCATTTGGATTTAATCCAGAGCATGTTGAAATATCCAAAGCAGTGGGTGAGTTAGTATTGCTGCCCGCCATTCGAGCTACTGATCTAGAAACTATCATTCTGACCAATGGCTTTAGTTGCCGAGAGCAGATTGAACAAGAAACCGGTCGCAAGGTAAAGCATCTAGCTGAGTTACTGCAAATGGCGCACCAAGCTCAAGTAGAAAGCGTGTAA
- a CDS encoding polymer-forming cytoskeletal protein: MSLFKKSSQSIKFLQPTMESFETIIGPATEVHGRLVANESLRIDGRVIGNIEARQGKSVSIALGRTGVVQGDIFAFRVLVAGKVEGNIYATERVELHEGAEVRGDITYGQLGIEHGAKLNGLMISRNGEEPEGATDSAAIFQANWSKIKSQ, translated from the coding sequence ATGAGTTTGTTCAAGAAAAGTTCACAGTCCATTAAGTTCTTACAGCCAACAATGGAGTCCTTTGAGACCATCATTGGGCCGGCTACCGAGGTTCATGGCAGGCTAGTCGCTAATGAGAGTCTACGAATTGATGGTCGGGTTATCGGCAATATCGAAGCGCGCCAAGGTAAGAGTGTCAGTATTGCCTTGGGTCGTACGGGTGTTGTGCAGGGTGATATTTTTGCATTTAGGGTTCTCGTTGCCGGCAAGGTAGAAGGAAATATCTATGCTACTGAGCGCGTTGAGTTGCATGAAGGTGCGGAAGTTCGGGGCGATATTACATATGGTCAACTCGGAATTGAGCATGGTGCAAAATTAAATGGTCTGATGATCTCCAGAAATGGTGAGGAACCAGAGGGTGCCACTGATTCTGCTGCAATTTTTCAAGCCAATTGGAGCAAAATTAAAAGCCAATAA
- a CDS encoding polymer-forming cytoskeletal protein, with the protein MTDNNPKGSLFVGEGVIVKGTFEVPEMAVVAGLVEGELNTKEVLVDTSGIVNGRINAEVVEIRGEVTQGLHVTNHLNVRSSAKITGLTQYAEMSVEKGAKLSGELRVIDATPPSTSYSSSSTQDYSSSNSSDDE; encoded by the coding sequence ATGACCGATAACAATCCAAAAGGCTCCCTTTTTGTTGGTGAGGGCGTTATTGTCAAGGGCACCTTTGAAGTACCAGAAATGGCAGTTGTTGCAGGTCTAGTTGAAGGCGAACTCAATACCAAAGAAGTACTTGTTGATACTTCCGGAATTGTTAATGGTCGCATCAATGCTGAAGTGGTTGAAATTCGCGGTGAAGTGACTCAAGGTCTCCATGTGACCAATCACCTGAATGTTCGCTCTAGCGCAAAAATTACTGGACTCACCCAATACGCTGAAATGAGCGTAGAAAAAGGCGCCAAGCTCAGTGGTGAATTGAGAGTAATTGATGCGACTCCACCCTCTACAAGCTACTCAAGCTCTTCTACTCAAGACTATTCAAGCTCAAACTCGAGTGATGATGAGTAA
- a CDS encoding helix-turn-helix domain-containing protein, translated as MSPVKNNPLPDVIGSQLKAAREARKLERVELANLCCLSAKMILELEEGGMSSFYSFPLKINAAKRVGSFLNLTESDYLSFPQPIAEAVESLEGVAPEAERLDSTEVAPAEISPTSAQDEVLAGSRDPAITERLEWQELLTEKVGGDVSGPEAGGRFKLSFKPVLFLSLGLAIAGLLFGLNTKYDLVYQVAALMETKPTPPPAVPVEEAPKEAAEESKAQVQPDPALNQEVKPAEAVVATGQCPYKQNGQLLSYQSPNPSKAGDTVNLKTLIKQTVCFVDGAGKQLVMAMEANTALAFKGVAPFTVLAQDLDDVEMYFQGWRVRLPAAGTKQVQLLEVN; from the coding sequence ATGTCGCCAGTAAAAAATAACCCCCTGCCAGATGTCATTGGATCTCAGCTAAAAGCAGCTAGGGAGGCTCGAAAACTCGAGCGCGTGGAGTTGGCGAACCTATGTTGTCTTTCTGCCAAAATGATTTTGGAGTTGGAGGAAGGCGGCATGAGTTCCTTCTACAGCTTCCCCTTGAAGATCAATGCAGCAAAACGGGTGGGTAGTTTTCTGAATCTCACTGAGTCTGATTATTTGTCATTTCCGCAGCCCATTGCAGAGGCTGTTGAGAGTCTTGAGGGTGTAGCGCCTGAAGCGGAGCGCTTGGATAGTACTGAAGTAGCTCCCGCAGAGATAAGTCCTACATCTGCGCAAGACGAGGTTCTTGCTGGATCACGCGATCCAGCCATCACCGAGCGATTAGAGTGGCAGGAGCTGTTAACGGAAAAAGTGGGTGGAGATGTTTCTGGTCCAGAGGCTGGCGGTCGCTTTAAGCTTTCCTTTAAGCCGGTACTTTTTCTTTCCCTGGGCTTAGCTATTGCTGGGCTATTGTTTGGCTTAAACACCAAATATGACTTGGTATATCAAGTTGCAGCTCTCATGGAGACTAAACCTACGCCCCCTCCAGCCGTTCCCGTAGAGGAAGCGCCTAAAGAAGCTGCTGAAGAAAGTAAAGCTCAAGTTCAGCCTGACCCAGCATTGAACCAGGAAGTGAAGCCCGCCGAGGCGGTGGTAGCAACAGGCCAGTGCCCATATAAGCAAAATGGGCAATTATTGAGCTATCAATCGCCCAATCCGTCAAAGGCTGGCGATACCGTGAATCTCAAAACCTTAATTAAGCAGACTGTTTGCTTTGTTGATGGGGCGGGCAAGCAGTTAGTGATGGCAATGGAGGCAAATACTGCCCTTGCCTTTAAAGGTGTTGCGCCATTCACCGTTTTGGCTCAAGATTTGGATGATGTTGAAATGTATTTTCAGGGGTGGAGGGTTCGCTTACCTGCCGCTGGGACTAAGCAAGTGCAGTTGCTCGAAGTGAACTAA
- a CDS encoding polymer-forming cytoskeletal protein, with the protein MFEFSKKGPMADTQLTYASMVGSGSTVKGNFTHRGNMLLSGHLVGDIHQDEESSGSTDGYTAVVGKSGFLEGNIHSAHAIIIGRIEGSVYAKGRVEIYPGAIVNGDVTYSQINVHPDAKVNGNLKCLLSDLTDHLIDEQGSDESLNNVLPMTKADGY; encoded by the coding sequence ATGTTCGAATTTTCAAAAAAAGGCCCGATGGCCGATACACAGTTGACTTATGCCAGCATGGTTGGCAGTGGATCTACTGTAAAGGGTAATTTCACACACCGTGGAAATATGTTGCTCTCTGGACATCTTGTTGGAGACATCCATCAGGATGAGGAGTCCTCAGGATCCACGGATGGGTACACCGCTGTAGTTGGTAAATCGGGGTTTCTAGAGGGCAATATCCACAGTGCCCACGCGATTATTATCGGCCGCATTGAGGGTTCAGTTTACGCAAAGGGTCGTGTTGAAATTTATCCTGGTGCAATCGTCAATGGTGATGTGACTTACTCGCAAATTAACGTTCATCCAGACGCTAAAGTGAATGGCAATTTAAAGTGCCTATTGTCAGATCTGACAGATCACTTGATCGATGAGCAGGGTAGTGATGAGTCTCTCAATAATGTGTTGCCAATGACTAAGGCAGATGGCTACTAA
- a CDS encoding GGDEF domain-containing protein gives MAFFKTTAASMPKGPEKSPHLNLDLRLDLIASNPQFAAEQLKSTLANLQQVLQATNREAVTAYLAQDSSLSPFQRRLLSDLLGEGGKAISGNRDELTGLLTRSSLLDLFSPESHGVSARSSLAICFIDLDGFKVINDQHGHVIGDQVLLAISQRIQAAIRPTDMAVRWGGDEFIVVFEGVSTPDVVMQLATRLLGIISEPLQLNLDNPMRLFLGASIGVAIRTDEKLSMSDLVNQADQAMYQAKKSGQNSIQIFS, from the coding sequence ATGGCTTTCTTCAAAACTACCGCAGCATCGATGCCTAAGGGCCCAGAAAAATCGCCTCACCTAAATTTGGATTTAAGGCTAGATCTTATCGCTTCTAACCCACAATTCGCTGCCGAGCAACTCAAGAGTACCTTGGCAAACTTACAACAAGTTTTGCAGGCGACAAATCGAGAGGCGGTGACCGCTTACCTTGCTCAGGATTCCAGCTTATCTCCTTTTCAGCGCCGCCTACTTTCTGACTTACTAGGTGAGGGTGGGAAAGCTATCTCTGGTAATCGGGATGAGTTAACTGGCTTATTGACTCGATCAAGTCTATTGGATTTATTCTCCCCAGAATCCCATGGAGTTAGTGCTAGGTCGAGCTTAGCCATCTGCTTTATTGATCTAGATGGCTTTAAGGTAATCAATGATCAGCACGGTCATGTGATCGGAGATCAAGTATTGCTAGCGATCAGCCAACGCATCCAGGCAGCGATCCGACCGACTGACATGGCCGTTCGCTGGGGTGGGGATGAATTTATTGTTGTATTTGAGGGTGTGAGCACGCCTGATGTGGTGATGCAACTGGCGACCCGACTGCTGGGAATTATTAGCGAGCCACTGCAATTAAATCTGGATAATCCGATGCGATTATTTTTAGGTGCCAGTATCGGCGTTGCGATCCGGACTGATGAAAAACTATCAATGAGCGACTTAGTGAACCAGGCTGATCAGGCAATGTATCAAGCGAAAAAGTCTGGGCAAAACAGTATTCAGATTTTTTCTTGA